The genomic region CGACCCTAGCGATTTAATTGGAAGGCATGTTATTTTAACAGGCTGGTTCCGCCGTGGGGCTACGACTTGGATCGATATTGAAATTTTACGAACTCAAGCTGGTAAAACCAGCACCAGCAGCCATCAGGGTTGGTCGATCGCACTAGCGATCGCTGCTACTATCTGGGGCGTTTACGTGATTGTCAAGGGAGGCAGTTATTAGTTATCAGGGAGCAGGGACGAGCTGGGAGCAGGGACGAGCTGGGAGCAGGGACGAGCTGGGAGCAGGGACGAGCTGGGACGAGCTGGGAGCAGAGGAGCAGGGAGCAGAGTGGTAACAAACAATGACCAGCGACCAGTGACCAATAATGTAAAGATTAATTGCAGCAATTCAGTTTAATATGTTACATTTATTTACATAAACAACTAAAGTCCAGACCGAGCTGAAAGTTAAAGCGACCTAACGTCTTACGCTTCGGTTAGTTTGGGTCAGGTTTTTCTCCTTCCAACACAGCAACAGCTAGACCAGCCACAGGCTGGTTTTTATTTCAGGAGTCAATGAGACAGGTATCGCATTTCTGTACTCAATAGCCCGATCCGAAGTTAAAAAACTGACAATAAGCACAAATCTATTTTGAAAACAATATCTATAGTGTCAAGCGTGATATTTTAGAAGATGGTGTCAACTTTCCAGGCGATCGAAAATATCATCAGGAGTCAAACGCCGTTGCGATCTAACCGCCAAAACTGTGCAGTCAAGCTATTAGATCGTACCGTAGCATGATAAACTTATCAGTCTTTGCCAATACAATGAATTGGATTTTAGAAGTTGACAGTTTAAGGCAAAAGTTAGTTGACGACGGTTTGCGGCGATTCTTGCCACTATTCACCTCACCCTCCTGTCAGAAATTTTGTTAACAACCTTAATTGCATCCAAGTTGAGAGGTACATTTCATGCCAGTCCGTTTATACATTGGTAATTTGCCAAAAGATGAAGTTGATCGGCAAGAGTTGCAAGCAGTTTTTGCTGATGCGGGTAGTAACGTGACTACGAAAGTCATTAAAGACCGCAAGACCGGAAAGTGCCGTGGTTTTGGTTTTGTTACTGTCAATAATGACGAGCAAGCAGACGAAATCATCGAGAAATATAACGGCTATATGTTTAAGGAAACGCCACTCAAGATTGAGAAGGCGTTGCCTCGTAACAAAGGTCAAGAAGAAGAAGACCAAGCCCCTGTTGCTAGTAGTGCTAATACTGGAGATGCTCCTGTTAGCAGCAACGCAGAAAAAAGCGGTGGCAATAAGCGTAGTGGGAAAAAACCTCGTCGTGGTGGCTCTGCCGGAACTTCTACAGGCTCGTCTGATGCTGAGGGAATTCGTCCCGATCCTCGTTGGGCTTCTGAACTAGAAAAGCTGAAACAGATGTTGGCAGCTCAAACTACTAATGGATAGGCATTTGATTAAGGGTTAGGTGTTGGGAGTCAAGGATTGTTTGCAATTAGCGGTTGACGATTAGCGAATAGT from Chroococcidiopsis sp. SAG 2025 harbors:
- a CDS encoding RNA recognition motif domain-containing protein, with product MPVRLYIGNLPKDEVDRQELQAVFADAGSNVTTKVIKDRKTGKCRGFGFVTVNNDEQADEIIEKYNGYMFKETPLKIEKALPRNKGQEEEDQAPVASSANTGDAPVSSNAEKSGGNKRSGKKPRRGGSAGTSTGSSDAEGIRPDPRWASELEKLKQMLAAQTTNG